The genomic DNA aaacttttcattatttgtaatttaacttcacaacttttgtcacttatattTTTCATcattcgcaaattttcgttttacgtatagttctaaatttttcgagttaatacaaCGCAACGTACGACTATGGTTCAACATGTgtagttcaacgtttttacctctattttttcatgtttgacaggttcgtcgcaacacgcagatcctaggtcgactcaatgttggtggtcgatgaTGGTTGTGTggcattagtactatttgacaccgttttacgccacgctgcaacgcggggtgtgctttgggtttttccaaagaaaaaatggttatgcatattgttgttgtaaccttggctttggggattttccaaaaaaaaaatgatttttttttacatttcacCCAAAactatttcataaattacttttaacccaaaactatttgttttttttacttttaccctaaaactttttatcttttgcaatctatcctcacaactttgtttattttcaactttgtttatttatagttttcattttccgcaaatttttcgttttatgcttggttctaaattttgtgacttaacacatcgcaacgtgcgtctttggtttaacgtttttacgtttggttctaaattttgcgagttaagacgacgcaacgtgcgtgtgtgggtgaatgtTTTTCAATCGTCtattttttttcccgtttgacaggtttaacataacgtacgGGTcgtagatcaacttagttataactaaagaatccctgCCGTATTGCGGCGGGTCCCAATCCTAGTTTTTTAAAATTTGTATAAGcttatatgtgtatttgtgtatgtaatGGAGAAATTTGAAGGTTTTGAGTCTTGTCACGACAACATCTCATCTTTGAAGGTTTGTTTTTGAAGAAATTTGAAGGAATATCTTTTTGTTTAGTAAAACTGACTGGTCATCAGCAAGACtgacatttttttatttttctcccAATGACCTATTAGCGACGGCATGTCGTCGCTAAACGTTGATTTATTCCGACGACGCTATCGCGGCGACCGTTTGAGCTACAGCGTCGCAGTTGTACTGACTAGACCCAACAACAAGTCGTCGGGAAAAGGGAAAAGTCGACGTGTCAGAGAAGATTTCTTGTAGTGAAGACTTACAAGCTCTAAATGACACATTAAGAAAGCCAGTGATCTCTAGATTAAGTGGTGGAAGACTTGCATTTCTCTTGGGAGATGCTGGTTCAtctcacttggtgcagagtgagacactggtgggcaatgataggagacccagggaaacctgggttcgatccttgagccaaataGGTTTTATAGGTAattttcaccgtcgtgcctacgggcgggtgggttaccgggttttcttCGAAATTTGTGGTGGACTTGGGTTCCTTTCGGGGTATTTTTGGTTCAGCGGGAGCCCGAGAGTGCTTGGGATTGATTttgttgccgttcaaaaaaaaagataGCCAAGATATGAAATACTGCAACAAAACCTCATCTTACTATTTGAGTAGCAAATACCCCTTTAGTTACAACAAAACAAGTGGGACTAAAGGGATATAGAAAAGAAGATTTAAGGGACTTAAAAGTAGGACCATAGTGGGCACATTCAAAAACTAAGTGCCACAAATACCAAATACATTTGTACAATTTTTTCAAACCAACATAGAAATTACTGCAAACTTCAAGCTCTGGCTCCTAAGCATTGCTCCTAAAGGATCCAAGAGCTTTGACAGCACCTGCCCTCAATACGTACTGGTGGTAGAAGGCGGCTACCGCGGCTCCAATCATCGGTCCCACCCAGAATAACCACTGCACAAAGTTCACATAAATGATCAACTTGTGGGACAAACTTAGAACAACATGGTGCAAGACATGACAGTGATAGCTAGTAAAACTTACTTGGTCATCCCAGGCCTTTTCTTTTCCGTACATAACAGCGGCACCGAAACTACGAGCCGGGTTGATTCCAGTGCCAGTGATTGGGATGGTGGCCAAGTGAACCATGAATACGGCAAATCCGATAGGGAGAGGTGCCAATACCTTAAATCCAAACAATTATATATGTCAAAAAAACATAAagagtttttatatttattattgttttcaaatttttatttttatttttgtgacAACTCTACAACCGCAAATATTATTTTATTCCTAAATTATTTATTTCAAATGATTTGCAACTGAATTTACGGCATCAAATTTTGCGACCAGACTAATAGCTGTAGCTAATTTGTGACCAATTAGATTTTGTTTGCAAATTTTAGTCGCAGATGCTCAGTTTTCTAGTAATAATTAGTAGTACTTACAGGGACATGGGAATCTCGTGCATTTCTCTTGGGATCAGTGGCCGAGAAGACGGTGTAAACGAGGACAAATGTGCCAATGATTTCAGCACCCAAACCAGTGCCTTTGCTGTAGCCATCTGCGAGCTCATTGGCACCACCGCCATAAGTATTGTAGTAAGTCTTTTGGAAAGCTTTAACCAGACCGCAACCACATACGGCACCCAAGCATTGAGCCACGATGTACATGAACGCCCTTGGGAGTGTCACCTTTCTAGCCAAAAACAGCCCAAATGTCACCGCAGGGTTAATGTGTCCTCCTGGTCAAAATCCATCCCAAAGTTATTATCAAATTAATCAACTAGTTAACTAAATGAAAACAACTAAACAAATTAATAACACCAAATCATGTTTCCGTCAGCGACTATGGTCACCAATGAAATTCCGTCGGTGATAGTCCGTCGGAAATATATATAATATGGCCTTGTGTAGTTGGATTACTGATGGATATTAGCAACGAATTACTGATGAACTTCTAAACGACGGAATTACCGACGAAAACAATACATAATTAGTAAAGTTATTTTCTATACCAAGGATATTTCGATGATTTTATGATAACGATACGCATTTGTTTAATAGTAAAAGTTAACAACGAATTACTGATGCATTTATCATAATGatggaattttgatgattttccgTCAACAATATTCTTTTTTTACAGACAAAAACCAGTGCAAATTACCGACGGACTTTTTAGTGACAAAATTACCGACACACTGCAAAAATAATAAATAACCTTATATTTCTCATTGACTGAATACCGTTTACTTTCCGTCATTAATACTCGTTTGTTTAGCAGATAAAAGTTATTAACCTGAAATGCCGGCAGTGCAATAGACGAGAACAAAGATCATGCCACCGAAGGCCCAGGCGATGCCGAGAATGCCAACACCGCCGCATTGGTCTGGGCTATGGGCGGGGTCGGTTTGGGACTTGTAGCCGATGACAGTCAAGACAGTGATATAAAGGAAGAGGAGGGTAGCAATGAACTCG from Helianthus annuus cultivar XRQ/B chromosome 7, HanXRQr2.0-SUNRISE, whole genome shotgun sequence includes the following:
- the LOC110868358 gene encoding aquaporin PIP2-4 — protein: MGKDVEVGGHEYGAKDYQDPPPAALFDAEELTKWSFYRAIIAEFIATLLFLYITVLTVIGYKSQTDPAHSPDQCGGVGILGIAWAFGGMIFVLVYCTAGISGGHINPAVTFGLFLARKVTLPRAFMYIVAQCLGAVCGCGLVKAFQKTYYNTYGGGANELADGYSKGTGLGAEIIGTFVLVYTVFSATDPKRNARDSHVPVLAPLPIGFAVFMVHLATIPITGTGINPARSFGAAVMYGKEKAWDDQWLFWVGPMIGAAVAAFYHQYVLRAGAVKALGSFRSNA